From a region of the Triticum aestivum cultivar Chinese Spring chromosome 7D, IWGSC CS RefSeq v2.1, whole genome shotgun sequence genome:
- the LOC123170607 gene encoding cysteine-rich receptor-like protein kinase 7, with the protein MRNGDHQDCEKLDALDKALLDESVDPVDLPFSLLKLVTQDFSEAREIGRGGFGAVYKGVLPSGSTVAVKKLFESFQILDKNFRSEIACLMGVKHKNIVRFVGYCSDTQHVIRPYDGKLVWAEVRQRLLCYEYLHKGCLADYLSDASCRPMWTIDYQIIKGICEGVHYLHQHRIIHMDLKPQNILLDDNIVPRLIDFGLSRRLDESKSRAITISTVGTRGYMAPEFIDDGEITFKTDIYSLGIIIMEILTRRKKRSNLKEVVECWMNKFGASESQTTLNQVKVQPLTSKHIHSNSNYIVISANLVFIFIANKLCLQAQQ; encoded by the exons ATGAGGAACGGTGACCACCAAGACTGCGAAAAACTTGATGCCCTGGACAAGGCCTTGCTCGACGAAAGCGTGGATCCAGTCGATCTACCTTTCTCGCTCCTCAAGTTAGTCACGCAGGATTTCTCTGAAGCTCGAGAAATCGGCAGGGGCGGGTTTGGAGCGGTCTACAAG GGAGTGCTTCCAAGTGGTAGCACCGTTGCCGTGAAGAAGCTCTTCGAGAGCTTCCAGATCCTGGACAAGAATTTCCGGAGCGAGATCGCCTGTCTCATGGGGGTCAAGCACAAGAATATCGTACGGTTTGTTGGATACTGCTCTGATACGCAGCACGTGATCAGGCCGTACGACGGGAAGCTTGTCTGGGCAGAGGTGCGGCAAAGGCTTCTCTGTTACGAGTACCTGCACAAAGGGTGCCTTGCTGACTATCTCTCTG ATGCATCTTGTCGACCTATGTGGACCATAGATTATCAAATAATTAAGGGGATCTGTGAGGGTGTACATTATCTTCATCAACATCGTATTATTCACATGGATCTCAAGCCTCAGAACATACTATTGGATGATAACATCGTGCCAAGACTTATTGATTTCGGTCTATCACGGCGCTTAGATGAAAGCAAGAGTCGGGCTATTACTATAAGCACGGTTGGGACGAG GGGATATATGGCACCGGAATTCATAGATGACGGAGAAATTACCTTCAAAACAGACATATATAGTTTGGGCATCATAATTATGGAGATCCTTACGAGACGTAAGAAGCGCTCCAATTTGAAGGAG GTAGTTGAATGTTGGATGAACAAGTTCGGGGCATCAGAGAGCCAGACAACACTGAACCAAGTAAAA GTGCAACCACTCACTAGTAAGCACATACACTCGAACAGTAATTATATAGTGATTTCTGCTAACCTTGTTTTCATTTTTATTGCAAATAAACTTTGCCTCCAAGCACAGCAATGA